Proteins co-encoded in one Capsicum annuum cultivar UCD-10X-F1 chromosome 9, UCD10Xv1.1, whole genome shotgun sequence genomic window:
- the LOC124887210 gene encoding heme oxygenase 1, chloroplastic-like, giving the protein MADHTASRSLQEIFEKRIEEMTILNTGLERSEFLAKDLEWFRQQGHAIPEPSTHGVSYAHYLEELSEKDPQEFICHFYNTYFAHSAGGRMKGRKVAEKILDKKELEF; this is encoded by the exons ATGGCAGATCACACAGCTTCAAGATCACTGCAAGAGATATTTGAGAAAAGGATAGAAGAAATGACAATATT GAACACAGGATTAGAAAGGTCCGAGTTCTTAGCAAAGGATTTGGAATGGTTTAGGCAGCAAGGTCATGCCATCCCGGAACCGTCAACTCATGGTGTCAGCTATGCTCATTACTTAGAGGAGCTATCAGAaaaggaccctcaagaatttattTGCCATTTTTACAACACTTACTTTGCGCATTCAGCTGGAGGTCGAATGAAAGGGAGAAAG GTAGCTGAAAAGATACTTGACAAGAAAGAGCTAGAATTCTAA
- the LOC107840765 gene encoding uncharacterized protein LOC107840765 has product MKNLSDDEAIAEHSEDELPSQLDLDEVLGAPQKAIELQESNGTVNVQTNVPNPTQVVRDWETITKTKMDARRSSWADAVEKEEETERKASIWDNFDISKVSNAGFKLEFVYPLKAGGDKVCEIDVDDISTELEYWKNTIICYVPGAHPPFSVLNSYIKRKWGKHGVNKVSMLKNGITLVRFDSQAGMSEVLREGIYHFDNKPLIVKAWHEDMEFTKDEWYTVPIWVKLPGLEFKYWGRVRWCSGIEGIGTS; this is encoded by the coding sequence ATGAAGAATTTAAGTGACGACGAAGCAATTGCGGAACATAGTGAAGATGAACTGCCATCGCAATTGGACCTTGATGAAGTACTGGGAGCACCACAGAAGGCAATTGAATTGCAGGAATCTAATGGAACAGTGAATGTTCAGACTAACGTACCTAACCCTACACAGGTAGTGAGGGACTGGGAAACAATCACTAAGACGAAAATGGATGCTAGGAGAAGTTCCTGGGCAGATGCAGTGGAAAAGGAGGAAGAAACAGAACGGAAGGCTTCAATTTGGGATAATTTTGACATTTCTAAAGTGTCAAATGCAGGATTTAAGCTCGAATTTGTCTATCCTCTCAAAGCTGGGGGAGATAAGGTATGTGAAATTGATGTCGATGATATATCAACTGAATTGGAGTATTGGAAGAACACTATTATATGCTATGTACCTGGTGCACATCCACCCTTTTCAGTTTTGAATAGCTACATAAAGAGAAAATGGGGTAAGCATGGAGTGAATAAGGTCTCAATGTTGAaaaatggcattacattagtaagATTTGACAGTCAGGCAGGCATGAGTGAGGTTTTACGTGAAGGAATATACCATTTCGATAATAAGCCACTCATAGTCAAGGCATGGCATGAGGACATGGAGTTTACAAAAGATGAGTGGTATACTGTGCCAATTTGGGTAAAATTGCCAGGATTAGAATTTAAATACTGGGGAAGGGTCAGATGGTGCAGTGGTATCGAGGGAATAGGTACATCCTGA